Part of the Persephonella hydrogeniphila genome is shown below.
TAGTTATATACAAATCTACAATGTCCAAACTGAATATTTAGAAAGTGTTCTTGCTCCTTATTTGGATAAAGCCGAAATCTGTATGTATACTCAGCTATCATGTCTCAACATCACCTACAGTATTATAACGCAAATCAAACGCTAAAAAGAATTTGGCTCATTTCATTCGCCTCAAATTATAAATTTGTCTGGCTTTCGCCAGTGTGCTGTATCCAACCCTTTAAAAAGGGTGGAATTAGCACAAAATTTTTCTTAAATCATCTATCCGTTTCACCGACTACAGGATCAAGACTTCCAAGTAAAGCTACAGCATCTGCTATAGTTCTTCCCTTTATCAATTCAGGAAATATCTGGAGGTTATAAAAAGCTCCAGACCTTATCCTTAATCTGTAAGGTTTCCCCTCTCCTTTACTGTTTATGTAGAATCCAAGTTCTCCCCGTGGATTTTCGCCGGATATGTATACTTCACCTTCAGGTGTTCTCTCTCCATATATCCGTAGTGTAAAATCCTTCACCATAGACTCAATAGAGTTAAAAACCTCATCTAAAGTAGGAAGAACATTGGGATTTTCTGTAGCTATATATTTTTCTCCTTCCATATTTTTTAATTTCTCAACACACTGCTTTATTATAGATAGAGACTGTCTCATCTCTTCCATTCTGAGAAGATACCTGTCATAACAATCTCCCACTCTACCAAGGGGAACTTCAAAATCCACCTTATCATAAGCATCTGTAGGCTGAATCATTCTAATATCATAAGGAACACCTGCAGATCGTGCTACAACTCCCGTAAGACCATAGCTGTAAACATCTTCTTCAGATATTATTCCAATATCAACGTTTCTCCTGAGCCACACTCTATTCTTTGTAAGAATCGTTTCGTACTCTTCAAGCTTTTCTGGAAAATCTTTTATAAAGTGAGAGATCACATCAAGGGCACCATCTGGAAGATCTTTTGCAACACCGCCGATTCTTATATAAGATGAGTTCAATCTAATTCCAGCTATTCCTTCTATAATATCCATTATTTTTTCTCTTTCCCTAAAGGCATAAAGGAATATTGTTAATGCTCCAAGATCAAGGGCATAAGTACCGAGCCACAATAAATGGGAGTTGATTCTTTGAAGCTCGCACATCATAGTTCTTATATATTTTGCCTTTTCAGGAGGTTCTATACCAATTAGTTTCTCAACAGCGTTCACGTATGCAACCTGTGAACATAATGCAGATATATAGTCCATTCTGTCTGTATATGGAATGAACTGTGTGTATGTGAGATTTTCTGCTATTTTTTCCACTCCTCTGTGGAGCTGACCAAGTATGATATCACATTCCTTAACCTGTTCTCCTTCCATATCAAATAAGAACCATATAGTTCCGTGGGTTCCCGGATGCAGAGGACCCCAGTTAAGAACTATCTGATTTCTCTTTTGGATTCTTGCTTTTTGAGTTCTTTCAAGGTCTTCCAGTGTTGGTATTTCCGTGTGATAAGGACTGTAGTTGTGTGCAGGTTGTTCATCAGGTCTGAGATTTAAAGAAGGAAGGTAGACATCCTCTATTCCTTTTAAAGGGAAATCTTTTCTTAAGGGGTGATATTTGTACCCTTCCCAGAGAAACATCCTTACAAGGTTATCATGGCCCTCAAACTCAACACCAAACATATCCCAGGCTTCTCTTTCAGCCCATTTAGCTCCTTTCCAGAGAGTTATGGTAGATGGTAATGTGTCTCCGTCTGCCCAGCATTTTACAGCTAATCTTTTTCTTTTTTCTGGATTAAATATAAGATAAACTCCCTGAAATCTTGGATTATGCAGTGGGTAATCGATACAAAAAAAGTCTATAAAATGCCTGTATCCAAGTTCCTCTTTTAGATATCTTAAAAGTTCAATAAGAGAATCCTTTTCTACAGTTATAGAAACGAAATTTTCTTCTTTTTCTATTTTCAGATTATTAAATTTGTTATTTATGTTTTCAAGCTCTTTATCTTCAATCCATAATTGCAAAATAATCCCCCTGTATTTTCATGTATAGATAGGGGAAAAGCTCCCTGAAGGAGCTTTTATTAAAATCCAAGTGGAGATTTCTCTTTTAATGGTCTTGATGCTGTAGGTACTTCCCTTACAGGGATCTCTTCCCAAAGTTTCCCTTCTTTTTTGGCTTTTATTTTTTTCTGAAGTTCCATTATTCCCCATAAAAGTGCCTGAGGGGTTGGAGGACATCCCGGTACATAAACATCAACAGGTATTATCCTATCAACACCCTGAAGGGTAGCATATGTAGGGAATGGTCCTCCGGCTGAAGAACAGCCTCCCATTGATATAACCCACTTAGGGTCAGGCATCTGATCGTATATAAGCTTGAGCATAGGAGCAACTTTATTTACGACAGTTCCTGCTACAATAAGAACATCCGACTGTCTTGGAGAACCTCTAAATATTATCCCAAGCCTGTCAGTATCAAATCTTGAAGCAGCCGTATGCATCATCTCTATCGCACAGCATGCAAGACCTACTGAAGCAGGCCACAGGGAGTTTCTTCTACCCCAGCTAAGGACTTCTTCAACAGTTGTAAGTATTATCCCGTTATTATGTTTTATTGCCATCTTAACGCTCCTTTTTTCCATGCATATATGTATCCAAGTATAAGTATAAACAGGAATATAAACATCTCTGTAAATATAAGACCTGCATTTATCTGGGCTACTTCTCTAAAAATTGCACCCCATGGAAGAACAAATGCAGCCTCTAAATCAAACAAAACGAGGAGAAGACCAAGCAGATAATATTTCTGTTCCAGTGAAAGATGAGACGTTTTATCATACAGGGGAACACCACACTCATAGGTGTATCCTTCCATCGGATCAGGAACTTTAGGTGCTATAAGCCTGTTGATAAGTAAAAGTGCTGCTCCGATAACAAACGCTAAAATTCCAAACACAACAAGGGCAAAATATCCTGTCATATCTCCACCTCAGGCTGATTTCAAACACTGTTTTATAAAGAATAACTGATTATTTTTTTAAAATCAATTACCGGTTATAATGAGGAAGATGGATATTCAAGGGTTAAGAAAAGCTTATCATGCGCTATCAGACGAAATAAGAATACTAATAGTTAGACTTTTATCAGAGTATGGAGAACTATGTGTATGTCAATTACAGCCTGCTTTAGACATATCACAACCAAATCTATCTTTTCATCTGAGGATCCTGAGAGATGCTGGGATTGTCAGATCTGAAAAGAGAGGAAAATGGGTTTACTACAGTCTGAACCTTAAAAATCCTGTCTTAAAAGCAAATCTGCCTGTTATCAATCAGATAAGCGTCGGAGATATAAATATCAAGTGTGATCTGTGATTTTTAGACAACATATAAAAAATTTTTTATATTTCTGGTATAATCATATAAATAAAATTTTATGTGAGGTCTGAAATGGAAAAAAGAACTATAAAAGATGTTAGTGAGATTAAAAAGACAGATGAAGGTGTTGTAATCGAAGTTGTAGATAATACTGTAAAGGCAGAAAAAGTAAAAGAAATAGTAGAGAACTGCCAGACTGGAAAGTGTGACTGTATGCCTGAAGAAGTAAAACAGAAAGTTATTTTTATGGATTTTAAGACTGACAATGGAAAAGTGGCAATCGAGATAAAAGGTGATTTAACAGAAGAAGAAATTAAAGAAGCTATGAGCAGGTCAAAGAAAGAGCTATAGATGGATATACAAACTGTTTTAGCAGTTGGAATTTTCCTTTTTACCCTTATACTTGTAATCTGGCAGCCTAAAGGTTTAAGTATCGGTTGGTCAGTAATTATTGGGGCTGTTATAGCCCTTCTTGCTGGTGTTGTATCTCTAAAAGATGTATGGACTGTTACCCAAATAGTATGGGATGCTACAGTAGCCTTTGTAGGGATTATATTCATATCTCTTATTTTAGATAAAATAGGATTTTTCGAATGGTCTGCCCTTCATATAATGAAAAGGGCGGATGGAGATGGAAAAAAACTTTTTGTTTATATAATACTTCTTGGGGCATTGATAGCTGCATTTTTTGCAAATGACGGCGCAGCACTTATGCTAACACCTATCGTTTATGCAAAAATAAAACATCTTGGATTAAAAGATAGATTTATCCTTCCATTTATAATGGCAAGTGGTTTTGTTGCTGATACTACAAGTCTTCCTCTTGTAATTTCAAATCTTGTAAATATTGTAACGGCTGACTTTTTTGGAATAGGATTCATTGAGTATGCTTTTAAAATGATTGTTCCAAATCTTTTCTCACTTCTATCAACATTAATTGTTCTTTATCTGTATTTTAGAGAAGATATTGTAAAAGAGTATGACCCTAAAATTTTAAAAAATCCTGATGAAGTCATAAAAGACTGGTTTATTTTTAAAATTGCATGGTGGCTTGGCGGAGCTTTAATTATTGGATTTATTATTTCAGAGATTTACCACATCCCTGTTTCAATTATCATAACCATTGGAGCTATTATACTTGGAATTGCAACATACAGGGAAAAGATTGTTGATATGAAAAAACTCGTTTTCAAAGAAACTCCGTGGAAAATAGTTGTTTTCTCAATAGGTATGTATGTTGTTGTTTACGGACTAAAAAATGTAGGTCTCACCGGAGAGCTTGCAAAATTTATAAAAGATTTTCAAGGATTTGGAGATTTAGCAGGAATTGTTGGAACAGGATTTTTAGCTGCTGTTTTATCTGCGGTTATGAATAATATGCCTTCTGTTATGATTGTTGACCTTTCTATTGCAGATACTGGACTTAAAGAATCTGTTCAGAATTTGCTTGCTTATGCAAACATAATAGGTTGTGATTTGGGACCAAAAATTACTCCTATAGGATCCCTTGCAACACTTCTGTGGCTCCATGTTTTGGAGCAAAAAGGTGTAAAAATAAGCTGGGGGTATTACTTTAAAACAGGAATTATATTAACTCCACCTGTTCTATTATTCACTTTAATAGGACTTTATTTATGGAATTTAATAATCGGAGGATAGTATGAGTGTAAAAATTGGTTTTATCTGTACTGGTAACTCTGCAAGAAGCCAGATGGCTGAAGGTTTCGGTAAGTATTATGCTGAAAAACTGGGAAAAGATATTAAAGTTTATTCAGCAGGTTCAAACCCTTCAGGATATGTCCATCCCCTTGCGATAAAAGTAATGGCTGAAAAGGGAATCGACATATCAAAAAATAAATCAAAATCTTTAGACAAAATTCCTCTCAGTGAGCTTAATTACGTGATAACTCTCTGCGGTGATGCTGCAGAAACTTGTCCTGTTATTCCGGGAGCAAATACACAGCACTGGGGACTTCCGGATCCAGCAAAAGCAGAAGGAACAGAGGAAGAAAAAATAAGGATTTTCAGAGAGATAAGAGATAAAATAGAAGATAGAGTAAGAAAGTTAATAGAGAGTCTATGAAGTGAAAAATTTGAAGCTGTCTCTTTACGTTATTACAGATGAGGAACTGCTTATAGAGAAAAATATCGCTCAAGCTGTAGAACAGGCAATATTAGGCGGTGCAGATATAATCCAGTACAGAGCAAAAAACAAAACATCAAAACAGATGTACCATGAAGCCATAGCAATCAAAAAAGTGTGTGACAAATACAGAAAACCATTAGTAGTAAATGATAGAGTTGATATTGCCCTTGCGATAGATGCTGATGGTGTCCATGTAGGACAGGACGATTTAGATGTTGAAGTGGTACGGAGACTTATAGGATTTGAAAAGATATTAGGACTTTCAACAAAGAATATCAAGCAGGTTGAAGAAGCAAACAGACTTCCCGTTGACTACATAGGCTTCGGTAGTATTTTCCCTACATCTACTAAAAAAGATGCAACGCTATCAGGTTTGAAGGAGCTTAAAAAGGCTGTTGAATTATCAATACAGCCTGTTGTCGCTATCGGAGGAATAAATGAAGAGAATATACAGCAGGTTTTAGATACAGGCTGTGAAAATGTTGCTGTTGTTTCTGCTGTTTTCGGAAAAAAAGATATAAAAAACAGTACAAAAAAGCTAAAAGATATCATATCAAAAAGAAAACAGATGGGATTCAAACCCTGATATTGCATACTCTTAAACTCTGTATATCTTTTAATCTCTGCTAAAATAATAAAGAAAAAAGGAAAAGATGGAAAGTATAGGAAAAACACTGATAATACTGGGATTGTTTATAGTGTTAATGGGAGTTTTACTGGTATTTTTTGAAAAACTGCCCTTCGGACTGGGCAGGCTTCCGGGAGATATATACATAAAAAGGGATAATTTTGTCTTTTACTTTCCCCTTGCTACATCAATAATTATCAGTATCGTTCTATCTCTTATATTTATCCTGATATCAAAAATATCAAGATGATTAGATTATCAGATTACGATTACAAGCTTCCAAAGGAGCTTATTGCAAAATACCCTGTAGAACCAAGGGACGCCTGCAGACTTATGGTTCTTGACAGAAAAAATAAGAGTATTAAACACAGAATGTTCAGAGATATCATAGAGTATACAGAAGAAGAAGATCTGCTTGTTCTAAATGATACAAAAGTAATTCCTGCAAGATTGATAGGAAAAAAAGAAACAGGAGCCAAAATTGAGATTTTTCTCCTGAGACCATTTTCTGATAATGAATGGGAAGTTCTGATAAAAAATATAAAAAGGTTAAAAGCTGGACAAAAGGTAATAATAGGAGAGGGGTTTTATGCAGAGCTAATAGAAAAATACGATGAGGGAAAAGCAAAAGTAAGACTCTATGGAGAAGATATAAACAGTCTAATAAAAAAATACGGTCATATCCCCCTTCCCCCGTATATAGAAAGAGAAGATGAAGAGAAAGATAAAGAGCTTTATCAGACAGTTTTTGCAAAAAAAGAGGGAGCGGTAGCATCCCCTACAGCCGGTCTTCATTTTACAGAAGAACTCCTGAAAAAACTTGAAGAAAAAGGAGTCAAAAAAGCATTCTGTACTTTACACGTTGGACTTGGGACATTCAGGCCTATACAGACAGAAGATATAACAAAACACAGGATGCATGAAGAGTTTTACCAGATACCTGAAGAAACGATAAATCTTATTCAGGAAACAAAAAGAAAAGGAAAAAGAGTTATTGCAGTTGGAACCACAGTTGTTAGAACCCTCGAGACATACGCAAAGACAGGAAAAAAAGAAGGTTTTAGTAATATTTTCATATATCCTCCTTATAGATTTGAGATAGTAGATGCACTTGTAACAAATTTCCATCTACCAAAATCAACACTAATACTTCTGGTCTCAGCTTTTGCAGGGAGAGAGTTTATACTGAAAGCTTACGAAGAAGCTGTACAGAAAAAATACAGATTCTTCTCTTATGGTGATGCAATGCTGATACTATAATTCTTCTATCTCAAACACTTTTTCTCTTGAGGTTTCTCCTCTAATTAATTTTATCTTCGATTTTGGAACTTTTAGATGTCTTGATAGAACCTCAATAACCTTTTTATTTGCCTTTCCTTTTTCAGGTACAACCGTCACCTTCACCTCATAATAATCCTCTTCTATCTTTTTTATCTCTTCTTTTTTTGCATTTGGCTTTACTTTAACTTTAATCCTCATAATAAAAACCTCTATGCTAAAATTTTTCCATAATGGAGATACTAAAAAAAATTGTAATACTTCTGTGTGGAGCTTTTGTATATTTATTTATATTTCTGTGGGCAGGAAACTATGTAAATGAGAAGATACTTTCCAACTATTACTATCTGATACTTCTTCTGCTACTTATGATAGGTTTTATCACAAACTTTCTCCTGAATAGATACCTGTTCAGGATATGTCCTGTAAGAGCAATAATTTACTCGGTAGCAAGTGCACTCTTACTGTTTTCCTCGGCATTTTTAGTCTTTAAACTTGGAGCAAAATAATGAAGAATATCTATCTTGTAGGTTTTATGGGAAGTGGAAAATCTACCGTCGGGAAGATACTGGCAGAAAAACTTAAAATGAGATTCACAGATATAGACCAGTTAATAGAAAAAGAAGAAGGAAAAGCAATACCACAGATTTTTAAGGAAAAAGGAGAAAAATATTTTAGAGAGCTTGAGAAGAAAATGTTAGAAAAAATACAGGAAGAAAAAAACCTCGTTGTTTCTACAGGTGGAGGACTTGGTGCAGACAGAGAAAATATGGAAAAAATGAAAAAAAACGGTCTTGTTGTATGGCTTGATGTATCCTTTGAAGAGATACTAAAAAGATGTGAAGGGGACCAAAACAGGCCACTTTTAAACCAGCCAGTTGAAAAAATAAAAAAGTTATACGATAAAAGAATTCCGATTTATAAACTTGCCCACATCCATATAAAAACAGACAACAAAAAACCTGAAGAAATAGCAGAGGAAATAATAAGAAATGCAGATATACACAGGAATTGATATTGTTGAAAACAACCGAATAAAAAAAGCGGTAGAAAAGCATGGAGACAGATTTTTAAAAAGGGTTTTTACAGAAGATGAGATCGATTACTGTTCAAAAAAAGCAGATAGTATCCCTTGTCTTGCAGCAAGATTTGCTGTAAAGGAAGCTTTTATAAAAGCCTTCAGTCAGGCATTTGGGATAAATCTTCCTCTCAAATCCATAGAAATAAAAGGTTTCCACAGGAAACATGCAGAAATTTTACTGCACCCCCCTGATGCAAAAACAAGATCCTATCTAACACGCATGAAATATACATTCTCCCTGTCCCATGAAAAAAATTACTCTGTAGCCTCTGTAATCATATACATAGATTAGTGCAGAAAAAAATTTGCACATACTAATTGTTAATAATCGATATAGACCTGAAAAAATAAGGATTGTGAGTAATTGGCACATTAATTGCTACTAAAATTAATAGCGTGGGGGTGCTACTATGAAAATGAAAAAATACACTGTAGAAAATTTACAGAAAGGGTGGATGCAGATAAGAGAGGAATTGGGGGAGAGTGCAATAATTTTATCAATAAAAGAGATAAACGGTATTTTTGAAATACTTGCAGCATCTCCACAAAAGAAAACAGAAAAGAAAAACGACAAACTGTTAGAACTGTTTCACAAAAAATTCAGTAAAAATGAAGACATCAAAAACTTAGAAAAGCTTATCGATTTTCTCATAAGAGTAAAAGATTCAAATCTTAACGAAAAAATACTGTCGGAAGTTCAGGATGAGATACTGAGAAATTATCTTCCTATAATAGAACAGATAAACAGAGTGGACATTCTGAAAAAAATAGAGATAAATCCATTAACAAAGAAGTATATCAATGTTTTAGGAAATATATCATCTGGAAAAAGCACAACTATAGCAAAGCTTGCAGCTATTTTAAAATTTAACAGGAATAAAAAAATAGCAGTGGCATCCTTTGATTTTTATAAAATTGGTGGTTCAGAAAGTCTGAAAAAATTTGCAGAAATAATACAGATACCGTTCTTTATGATAAAAGATGAGAAAGATCTGATAATGTACAAAGACTCTTTTGATGAGTTTGAACATATCCTGTTTGACACACCGGGAAATATTAAGGATCTATCAGAGACAGAGAAACTACTTACATTTATCAGTTCCAGTTCAGAAGCAGAGAATATACTCACTATCCCTCTAACCAAAAAAGAAACATTAATAGATAGAGATATAAACTACTTCAGCAAATTTAAGATACACCACCTTATACTTACAAAAATAGATGAGCTTGAGAACAAAATACCCCTTTACTTTGTGTTATCAAACTACGATTACAAAATCAGCTATATAACTAATGGCCTGAATGTTCCTAAAGATATTGTTGAAGCTTCGCAAGTTTTAAACGGAATTTTTGAGGTGATGAATAGATGAAAGATCAGGCAGAACTTTTAAGAGATATGGCAAAAAAAATAAGACCTTTTGATTTTCAGGTTATTTCTATAACATCAGGCAAAGGTGGAGTAGGCAAAACCAGTTTTACGGTAAATCTGGCATACCATCTCCAAAAGTTAGGAAAAACTGTTCTCATATTAGATGCTGATTTAGCCCTTGCAAATGTTGATATCATACTCGGAGAAAGACCGAAATACAATCTACTCCACTTGCTTTCTGGAGAAAAAAATATAAACGAGATTATATGGGAATCAAAGTACGGAATTAAATTTATTCCGGCATCCTCAGGTTTTGAAGAACTGGCAAATCTGCCAAAAGAAAAACAGATGCAGATACTTAACTCCCTTCAGGAGATATACTACAAATTTGATATCATGCTGATAGATACATCTGCAGGAATATCAGAAAATGTCATAAATTTTTGCCTTGCTTCTGATAAAACCATTGTAATAACAACACCTGACCCTACAGCTCTGGCAGACTCATATGCTATATCACGAATTATTCTTAACCACAAACCTGAAAATATGGAAATTGGACTTGTTGTTAATCTTGTGGAAGACGAGTATGAAGCAGAAAAAATATACAACGGAATGAATAATATCCTTAAAGAGTTCACCGGTAAAAGTATCAAATACTTTGGGGCATTAAGAAAGGACAAAAAACTGTCAGAGTCTGTAAAAGACAGATATGTACTGTCTGCCGTAAATCCAAAATCATCCTATAGCAGAGATGTTGAGTTGATAGCTAAATTTCTCATAGAAGGAAAACAACCCCAAAGAAAAGATAATTTCTGGAATAGATTTATCCGCAATCTAAAAAATCTAAAGGTAGAGTAAGGAGGAGAAAAGATGAAGGTGTCTAACAGAGAAAGAAACGAAATTATTATGGAATTCCTTCCCAAAATACAGTACATAGTCCAGTCTATTAAACAGGAAAATCTACCTCCAACTGTAACTGAGGAAGATTTGATAAACACAGGAGTTTTAGGACTTATAGATGCTATCAATAAGTATGACCCCGAAAAAGGAGTAAAGCTATCTACATATGCAGAAATAAGAATAAGAGGGCATATAATCGACAGTCTCAGAAAACTTGACTGGGTTCCAAGGAATATAAGACAGAAAGCAAGGCATATAGAAGCAGCCATTCTTGAAGTAGAACAAAAACTTGGTAGAGAAGCATCTCCTGAAGAAATTGCCGAATACCTTGGAATGGATGTGGAGGAGTATATGAAATATGCAGAAAAAATCTCAAATAGCGGACTTATCTCTATAGATACAAAAGTGGGAGTAGATGATGACTCAACAACAAGCCTATGGCAGATACTCTCAATAAATGACGACACCCCTGATAAACATGTAGAAGAAGAAGAGTTGAAAAGAATTATTTCTGATATAATTTCTAAACTCAAAGAAAGGGAAAGATTGGTTATCACACTTTACTATTATGAAGAACTTTCAATGAAAGAGATAGGAGAGATATTGGGCTTAACCGAATCGAGAATATCCCAGATACATACAAAAACAATGCTGAAAATCAGGAATATGATAAGTAAATATCTCACAAAGGATTAAATGGAAAAAGATAGTGTTTATATACATTACTTAATAGGTGATCTTGAAAGTTATGTTGTTGACAATAAAACAAAAATAGAAAAGATTATAAACAGCAGAGAAAATTTATCTATTGAGGATAGTCTGTACATCTTTGAAAAGTTTTCCAACAGTCTAAAAAAAACTACTAATCTGATTAAACTATCAAGAGAGATAAAGGACACAGACACATTAAGGACAGTATCCATAATATCCTCTGAAACAATAGCATGGATAATGTTCACTCTTCCTTCTGTTGAATCTGTTATCCCTGTCTTTATTGAGAATTTAATGATAGACAAAAGACATATTATTGATGCCCTTGGTGAGCTTCTTTTAGAGTTTGACGAACTGATAGAAAATCCAGAAAAGCTAAGGTCAGTTAACAGAGAACTGTTTGTGATGGTAAATGATGTTTCTATGTTTTTTGGTCATCTATCTGAAATAATGAAAAAGGGAGCTATAGAGAACTAACGCCCCCTTACAAGAGATAATCCTCCATCTACGATTATCGTCTGCCCCTGAATCCATTGTGCATCAGGTGTGCATAAGAAACCAACAACACCTGCTATATCCTCAGGAGTTCCCATTCTTCCAAGGGGAGTAAGTTTTATTGTTCCTGCTTTTACCTCTTCGTAATTTGGGAACAGCTGTATAGCTTCAGTATCGATAGGACCACCAGAAACAGTATTTACATTAATACCTTTTTCTCCAAACTCAACAGCTGCATATCTCACAAGAGCCTCAAGTGCAGATTTTGCAGC
Proteins encoded:
- a CDS encoding helix-turn-helix domain-containing protein, giving the protein MIAEYTYRFRLYPNKEQEHFLNIQFGHCRFVYN
- the nuoD gene encoding NADH dehydrogenase (quinone) subunit D, producing the protein MQLWIEDKELENINNKFNNLKIEKEENFVSITVEKDSLIELLRYLKEELGYRHFIDFFCIDYPLHNPRFQGVYLIFNPEKRKRLAVKCWADGDTLPSTITLWKGAKWAEREAWDMFGVEFEGHDNLVRMFLWEGYKYHPLRKDFPLKGIEDVYLPSLNLRPDEQPAHNYSPYHTEIPTLEDLERTQKARIQKRNQIVLNWGPLHPGTHGTIWFLFDMEGEQVKECDIILGQLHRGVEKIAENLTYTQFIPYTDRMDYISALCSQVAYVNAVEKLIGIEPPEKAKYIRTMMCELQRINSHLLWLGTYALDLGALTIFLYAFREREKIMDIIEGIAGIRLNSSYIRIGGVAKDLPDGALDVISHFIKDFPEKLEEYETILTKNRVWLRRNVDIGIISEEDVYSYGLTGVVARSAGVPYDIRMIQPTDAYDKVDFEVPLGRVGDCYDRYLLRMEEMRQSLSIIKQCVEKLKNMEGEKYIATENPNVLPTLDEVFNSIESMVKDFTLRIYGERTPEGEVYISGENPRGELGFYINSKGEGKPYRLRIRSGAFYNLQIFPELIKGRTIADAVALLGSLDPVVGETDR
- a CDS encoding NuoB/complex I 20 kDa subunit family protein, which encodes MAIKHNNGIILTTVEEVLSWGRRNSLWPASVGLACCAIEMMHTAASRFDTDRLGIIFRGSPRQSDVLIVAGTVVNKVAPMLKLIYDQMPDPKWVISMGGCSSAGGPFPTYATLQGVDRIIPVDVYVPGCPPTPQALLWGIMELQKKIKAKKEGKLWEEIPVREVPTASRPLKEKSPLGF
- a CDS encoding NADH-quinone oxidoreductase subunit A produces the protein MTGYFALVVFGILAFVIGAALLLINRLIAPKVPDPMEGYTYECGVPLYDKTSHLSLEQKYYLLGLLLVLFDLEAAFVLPWGAIFREVAQINAGLIFTEMFIFLFILILGYIYAWKKGALRWQ
- a CDS encoding ArsR/SmtB family transcription factor, producing the protein MDIQGLRKAYHALSDEIRILIVRLLSEYGELCVCQLQPALDISQPNLSFHLRILRDAGIVRSEKRGKWVYYSLNLKNPVLKANLPVINQISVGDINIKCDL
- a CDS encoding arsenic transporter, which encodes MDIQTVLAVGIFLFTLILVIWQPKGLSIGWSVIIGAVIALLAGVVSLKDVWTVTQIVWDATVAFVGIIFISLILDKIGFFEWSALHIMKRADGDGKKLFVYIILLGALIAAFFANDGAALMLTPIVYAKIKHLGLKDRFILPFIMASGFVADTTSLPLVISNLVNIVTADFFGIGFIEYAFKMIVPNLFSLLSTLIVLYLYFREDIVKEYDPKILKNPDEVIKDWFIFKIAWWLGGALIIGFIISEIYHIPVSIIITIGAIILGIATYREKIVDMKKLVFKETPWKIVVFSIGMYVVVYGLKNVGLTGELAKFIKDFQGFGDLAGIVGTGFLAAVLSAVMNNMPSVMIVDLSIADTGLKESVQNLLAYANIIGCDLGPKITPIGSLATLLWLHVLEQKGVKISWGYYFKTGIILTPPVLLFTLIGLYLWNLIIGG
- a CDS encoding arsenate reductase ArsC, with the translated sequence MSVKIGFICTGNSARSQMAEGFGKYYAEKLGKDIKVYSAGSNPSGYVHPLAIKVMAEKGIDISKNKSKSLDKIPLSELNYVITLCGDAAETCPVIPGANTQHWGLPDPAKAEGTEEEKIRIFREIRDKIEDRVRKLIESL
- the thiE gene encoding thiamine phosphate synthase, whose amino-acid sequence is MKNLKLSLYVITDEELLIEKNIAQAVEQAILGGADIIQYRAKNKTSKQMYHEAIAIKKVCDKYRKPLVVNDRVDIALAIDADGVHVGQDDLDVEVVRRLIGFEKILGLSTKNIKQVEEANRLPVDYIGFGSIFPTSTKKDATLSGLKELKKAVELSIQPVVAIGGINEENIQQVLDTGCENVAVVSAVFGKKDIKNSTKKLKDIISKRKQMGFKP
- a CDS encoding DUF2905 domain-containing protein, producing the protein MESIGKTLIILGLFIVLMGVLLVFFEKLPFGLGRLPGDIYIKRDNFVFYFPLATSIIISIVLSLIFILISKISR
- the queA gene encoding tRNA preQ1(34) S-adenosylmethionine ribosyltransferase-isomerase QueA, producing the protein MRLSDYDYKLPKELIAKYPVEPRDACRLMVLDRKNKSIKHRMFRDIIEYTEEEDLLVLNDTKVIPARLIGKKETGAKIEIFLLRPFSDNEWEVLIKNIKRLKAGQKVIIGEGFYAELIEKYDEGKAKVRLYGEDINSLIKKYGHIPLPPYIEREDEEKDKELYQTVFAKKEGAVASPTAGLHFTEELLKKLEEKGVKKAFCTLHVGLGTFRPIQTEDITKHRMHEEFYQIPEETINLIQETKRKGKRVIAVGTTVVRTLETYAKTGKKEGFSNIFIYPPYRFEIVDALVTNFHLPKSTLILLVSAFAGREFILKAYEEAVQKKYRFFSYGDAMLIL
- a CDS encoding DUF167 domain-containing protein, whose protein sequence is MRIKVKVKPNAKKEEIKKIEEDYYEVKVTVVPEKGKANKKVIEVLSRHLKVPKSKIKLIRGETSREKVFEIEEL
- a CDS encoding shikimate kinase codes for the protein MKNIYLVGFMGSGKSTVGKILAEKLKMRFTDIDQLIEKEEGKAIPQIFKEKGEKYFRELEKKMLEKIQEEKNLVVSTGGGLGADRENMEKMKKNGLVVWLDVSFEEILKRCEGDQNRPLLNQPVEKIKKLYDKRIPIYKLAHIHIKTDNKKPEEIAEEIIRNADIHRN
- the acpS gene encoding holo-ACP synthase — its product is MQIYTGIDIVENNRIKKAVEKHGDRFLKRVFTEDEIDYCSKKADSIPCLAARFAVKEAFIKAFSQAFGINLPLKSIEIKGFHRKHAEILLHPPDAKTRSYLTRMKYTFSLSHEKNYSVASVIIYID